In Phyllostomus discolor isolate MPI-MPIP mPhyDis1 chromosome 3, mPhyDis1.pri.v3, whole genome shotgun sequence, a single genomic region encodes these proteins:
- the LOC114504280 gene encoding olfactory receptor 13C7-like, whose amino-acid sequence MGKTNQSYVTEFVLLGLSGYPELEAIYFALVLYMYLVILLGNGIIIVVSVCDSHLHTPMYFFLSNLSFLDICYTSSSIPLFLSSFLTSKKTISFSGCGVQMFLSFAMGATECVLLSMMAFDRYVAICNPLRYPIIMSKASYVPMAAGSWIAGSVNSVLQTSLAMRLPFCGDNVINHFTCEILAVLKLACADISINVISMVVANMIFLVVPVLFIFVSYVLIISTILRIPSAEGRRKAFSTCSAHLAVVIIFYGTILFMYAKPKAKDSSGADKVQVTDKIISLFYGVVTPMLNPLIYSLRNKDVKAAVKNILCRKCSSEGM is encoded by the coding sequence atggGAAAGACCAATCAGTCTTATGTGACAGAATTTGTCCTTTTGGGGCTTTCCGGCTACCCAGAGCTTGAGGCCATTTACTTTGCTCTGGTCCTTTATATGTACCTGGTGATCCTGCTGGGAAATGGAATCATCATCGTTGTCAGTGTCTGTGACTcccacctgcacacccccatgtacttcttcctcagtaACTTGTCGTTCTTGGACATTTGCTACACCAGTTCTTCTATTCCCCTATTTCTCAGCAGCTTCTTAACTTCAAAGAAAACCATTTCCTTCTCTGGATGTGGAGTgcaaatgtttctttcctttgctatGGGAGCCACAGAGTGTGTCCTCCTGAGCATGATGGCAtttgaccgctatgtggccatctgtaacCCTCTGAGATACCCCATCATCATGAGCAAGGCTTCATATGTGCCCATGGCTGCTGGGTCCTGGATTGCAGGGAGCGTCAATTCTGTGCTGCAAACGTCTCTTGCAATGCGGCTTCCTTTCTGTGGGGATAATGTCATCAATCATTTTACTTGTGAAATCTTGGCTGTCTTAAAATTGGCCTGTGCTGATATCTCCATAAATGTTATTAGTATGGTTGTTGCTAATATGATTTTTCTTGTTGTCCCAGTacttttcatctttgtttcttaTGTTTTAATTATCTCCACCATCCTAAGGATCCCTTCTGCGGAAGGAAGGCGCAAAGCCTTCTCCACTTGCTCTGCCCACCTAGCAGTGGTGATCATATTCTATGGAACCATCCTCTTCATGTATGCAAAACCCAAAGCTAAAGACTCTTCTGGTGCAGACAAAGTCCAAGTCACAGACAAAATCATCTCTCTCTTCTATGGAGTCGTGACACCTATGCTTAATCCTCTCATCTATAGTTTGAGGAACAAAGATGTGAAGGCAGCTGTGAAGAACATACTGTGTCGGAAATGCTCTTCAGAGGGAATgtga